In the Rhipicephalus microplus isolate Deutch F79 unplaced genomic scaffold, USDA_Rmic scaffold_49, whole genome shotgun sequence genome, ACAAACAAACACATATGTGTGAACAATCGTGTTTATGTGTTAtcatagatagatatgtggggtttaacgtttcaaaaccaccatatgattatgagggacgccgtagtggagggctccggaaattttgaccacttggggatGTGTTATCACCTATATACGACAGCACAACACACTATCACCTGCGCCGACCGTCTGTCTGTTCCTTCACGTACTCATCCGTCCACCCGTCAATTTGTCCGTGCGTACGTCGACCtgccgtccatccgtgcgtccgtctgtccttcTGTCGGTCCTGTGTAGCAGTTGGTAACTACTATGTAGACATTATGAAATTAGCTTCGTGCACTTGTCGTGATTCCCTTCATAGAGATGCactgattttttttaaatctctatAATTAAACTTACAAATGTCCATTCGTGTCGTTCATTAgttgatataaactgtcaatcccCTTCAGTGCATTGTGCTTAACAACCGTTCatcttaacccgacgtgatggctgtatagTAGATGTACTTCATATGTGATGTTTCCAAAATTGGATAGCCATCGCTGCATTCCTAAAtgacgcttcacgaacattacagattatttgaaaagcagtttcaATACCTTGTGTGGCCTTGTGATAGAAAACTCCTACACAGAGtgctggggtttgattcctgctgggacccagatattttttctttacttttgtcGGGTCAACACAGCCATGCTGTCAGCTTTTTCGTAACAATCACGTATTGAAAGTACCAATGTGTGTTCTTGCCCTTTTTCGGTGGATATGAAATGTCAATCACCTGCAGCACATACCTCCATACAagtggcgggtatgtgccattgtcaGGCGGAAAGTGTTTCACGACACACGcggcgggattgtgacattattcatgtcttgaccagtgatTCCTATTTGTCCAACTATTTTACCCTCCCATACACGTCAGACCCTGCCCAGGCGGTGCTGCGAGAAACGCCACCACCAGCGCCCGCATCGCCACGCTGGCCATAACTGGGTACTGTAAAGAGAACGGTCCGCTTGTGAACATGCATAAGTCCTCCTGTTGTGTTGGTTTTAAGGTGCGatttcctgaaaatcaaggaccgGGCAAGCTTCTACCGTTAATTGAACCTCTCTTCAGAAAAAGCaggaagctcatcaaagcgaTGTGTGGGCACAATGCTAAAGATGTTTACGTTATTTCGGCATGCTGCAACTCGAAATTTCAGTGTCAGTGAGCATCGAATACTATCGTGTTAGAGACAAACACTCGGACATGCGTTCAGGGACGCCTAAATGCGTTAAATGTGGCAATACACATGATGCCAATGAGATGTAGCGCGCACACGATCAATGTATCTTACGATCAGTCGTACGGATCTCGCTTTATCCGCCACGAATGGCCCCGGTAATATTTGCCTGGGCATTCTCCATTTAACTCTCGCTTTCTGTGCATTGCACTGTTTTTTACGCATGCTAGCATGTTTTTTGACAGTAGTCTTTCGTTTGTATATCATGTAAATGAGAACacatgcgtgtccactttttCGGTGTACAACAAAAGGCAAAACGAAAGGTCTTTGAGATAGCTCAGGCTAGCGCGGACACCAAAAAGGGCACGGCGGCACTCTTGGCATGCGGGTGGATAATCCCTTCGTATTTTTCATGCAGCTAATCGTTGCCTCACTGCTGATACCGGCAAGGAGCAACGCAGAACAGCATCAAGCAGAGGCGATGATCATGGTCAACGGCGCAGGCTCCATATTGTGTCCCACGCCCCCGATCCTGGATAGCAACTGGAATCGTCAATACCACTCGTCGTCGGAGACATTCTGCGGCGGCGCGAAAACATGTGGCGCCCTGGCGGTGCCCGCTCTGCAAAGTATAAAGGCCATCCGCGATCCTCTGCGCAGCAAAGGGCACGGCGGCACTCTTGGCATGCGGGTGGATAATTCCTTCGTATTTTTCATGCAGCTAATCGTTGCCTCGCTGCTGATACCGGCAAGGAGCAACGCAGAACAGCATCAAGCAGAGGCGACGATCATGGTCAACGGCGCAGGCCCCATATTGTGTCCCACGCCCCCGATCCCGGATAGCAACTGGAATCGTCACTACCACTCGTCGTCGGAGACATTCTGCGGTGGCGCGAAAACATGTAGCGCCCTGGCGGTGCCCGCTCTGCAAAGTATAAAGGCCATCCACGATCCTCTGCGCAGCAAAGGGCACGGCGACACTCTTGGCATGCGGGTGGATAATCCCTTCGTATTTTTCATGCAGGTGAGAAAACATTACTGTAAATGCTTCCGTTCCGATAACCCCTGCATTATTGTGCTGCTGTGCCCAAGGTTTctgtgctcatgtgtttatgaaCTAGCGTCGTGCCTTACCGAACTACTATTGCTAGCTGGCGATGTCGAAACCAACCCCGGACCCAAAACGGACGAGCTGCTACAAAAGTTAGAACTGATTGCTGGCGACATCAAGGAAACTAAAGAAGATAGACTTCAATTGACAAAAAACTAGAAAATCTCGATGTTTTGGCCACGAAAATTTCGAGCTGTGTTGAACAAGTTGCACATTTACAGGAAGTTGTGTCTGCCCTCGAACTGAAGGTAGACGATTTAGAAAACCGTTCACGGAAGTGCAACTTAA is a window encoding:
- the LOC142788239 gene encoding uncharacterized protein LOC142788239, translating into MIMVNGAGSILCPTPPILDSNWNRQYHSSSETFCGGAKTCGALAVPALQSIKAIRDPLRSKGHGGTLGMRVDNSFVFFMQLIVASLLIPARSNAEQHQAEATIMVNGAGPILCPTPPIPDSNWNRHYHSSSETFCGGAKTCSALAVPALQSIKAIHDPLRSKGHGDTLGMRVDNPFVFFMQVALSKRTYALWSATTETKQSLPGGTAADSCG